The Desulfobacterales bacterium region GTGTGACCTGGAGTATGAATTACTTTTAATTTAACTGATCCAATTTCCAATTCATCTCCATCTTTTAGTAATATATCTGGAGGAGGAGATTTTTTTCCTCCAAGAAGTTTTATAAACAAAAAATTCATTATATCGTTCATTCTTTTTGCATCATTCTTATGAATAAGAAGCTTCGCTCCTGTTAAACGCAAAATTTCTTCATTACCGGCTATATGGTCCCCATGATAATGGGTATTCGCAACGTAAATAACTTTGAAACCATTTTTTTTTACTTCATTTAATATTTTATAAGCTTCAAATGCAGGATCAATAAGAACGCACTGTTTTGACTCTTCATCTCCGATTATATAAGTAAAAATACCCATAGTATTTAATTTTATTTGCTGAATCTTCATTTCTTATTCTTTATTTAGAAATTAAGGAGCAGATTTAGAACGGCTATCTACTTATGCCCCATAAGTTTGTAATAAACTCTTTTTCGTGAATTAAAAGCCGCTTCAAAAATTCCCATTTTATTATCTACATAATCATAAACCATAGCCTGGGTTTTACCATCAGAACTTCTTAAAACACGGCCTAAATATTGAATTAATCTTCCATTAAATTTTATAGGCGTTGCAAAAAATAATGTGGATAAATTTTTGCAATCAAACCCTTCACCTATAAGCTGTCCTGTAGCTATAAGAATTTTAGTTTTGCCAGCTCTAACATCTTCTATTATCTGCTTCCGTTCTTTATTCGGAACACTGCCAGTCAGAACAACCGATTCCGAGTTATGTTCCTTTTTTAAAATAGTATATAAAGTGTCACAGTGTTTTTTGCGGTCAGTTAAAACTAAAATAGTGCCATTGTTATTTTTATTTTTGGCTATATCCGCTGCAATTTGTCTATTTCGTTCAATATCCTCTGTTAATTGGGATAACACTGTCGAATAATACTGGGTAGCATCAATAGGGCTGTAAAAATTAGTTGCTTGGGCAATAACTTTAAAACTTACGATGTCTCCTGTTTCGACAAGATGTGACTGTTCAATATTATAATGCATATTTCCAAGATAAAAATAAATCACTTTTGTTAATTTATCCCTTCTATATGGAGTTGCTGATAATCCAAGCATATATTTGCAATCAAACCCGCTTACAGCTTCAGTAAAAGTTCTGCTTGGAACTTTATGGCATTCATCAACAATTAACATGCCAAAATTGTCTTTTACATCATTTGCACATTTATAAAGACTTTGAATTAAAGCTATTGTTATTGAATTTATTTTTTTTGAGCCATCTCCAATTATCCCTACCTTATCTTTTTCAATGCCCAGAAAAGTATTTATTCTATCAATCCATTGGTAAAGAAGTTCTTTAGTATGAACAATAATAATAGTTGGTTGCTTTCTATCGGCAATTATTTTTAAGGCACAAACTGTTTTGCCAGCGCCAGTCGGAGCACATAATACTCCAAAATCTTTTGCAAGCATATTTTTTACAGCTTTCTGCTGAAATTCTTTTAAATTCCCATTAAATTTAAAATTTTCTGCCGAGAATACTCGTCTGTTATCTATAAATTCAGCACTATTGCTTCTCAGCAGATAAGCAATGATGTCAATACATCCCCTTGGCATAGTTAATTTGTCTATACCTTCATCATAAAATTTTAAATATTGAGGTGTATTCCAATTTGAATATCCAAGTTTTTCATTTTCTTCGTATTTAGGATTTATAAGTGTAAGCTTTTGTATTATATCTGATTTTAAATTCAGGGGGACTTCTTCTAAATATAGCTTATTCGATAATATTATTCTCATTTATATTCGCGACCATTATTTATTATGAGCTAAATTATTATGCCAGGTGATTGCTGTAATTCTTCAAGTAGATCTTCTGGTTCCGAGCTGTTTAGAACCATGAGTTTTTTAAAATAATGATATGAATCTCCGTCTATGGATTTGAATTTTATTCCAATACCAATCCCAGTCTCATCTTTTTGTATATGCACAATATCACATTTAAATTTAATATCTATCTGGTTATTACTTTCTTTTAATATTAATTTAAGATTGCAGTTTTCAATATTTTGTTTATTAAATTCTTCTGTTAAAGATACAAAGGCTCCTCCGAAACATAAATTTTCGGTTTTTCCTTTATAAATTTTGCCATCAGGCAATTCTATTTCAGCAGCAACCTCGATTGGAATTCTTTTATGTTTTCTTTTTTCAGTAAAGTCCATATTTTTCCAGTCAAAATTATTGGGATAAAATTAGCTCGTAAGATTTTAATTTCATAATCGGATGATAGGATTGCTTTGCTTGGGCTAAACCTTCTTCGTCCATATCACTTTCTTTATTTATATATTTGTAGCCATTAAATAGTTGACGGGAGCATTCCCTGTCAAAATATTGATAAAGTCCTTTTACATCTCCAAAAGCTTTTTCAAAATGAAGAACTCCCATTTCGCTTGTAAGTTTTGACATTACTCCAAAGGCGTTAATTTTTCCATTAATTTTAAGAAGGAGTCCTTTAAAATCTAATGAATCAATATATTTTAAAGCATTTAAAGCGGCCTGTTTTTCGCAAGCAAGATCGATATTAGCGTCCTTATCACAGTTTCTTTGTTTGCACCAATCTTCCAAAAATTTGGAGCATTCATTGAAATTCGAAGGCTTTATAAACTCAACAGATACAAAACCTTCATTTACAAATGCTTTTTCAAACTGCTTAATAAGATTTCGCTTTTTTGAAAATTTATTCCCTTTTAATTCCGCAAGATCGTCTTTTAGATATACATAGTCTGAATAAGCTGTTTGCTCTTCTACGATAAAATATTTTTCTAATTCTTCTTTATCATACTTTTCAATGTATGATTGAGGAGCGAACCAGCATATTTCAAATCCTAAATTTTTTAAAAGCTGATGTAATTCGCTTGGAGAATATTCTTTTGTTGGAGAAATAGGCATTATTAAATGGGGTTTATAACGCTTTGAAGCAAAATCAACATAAATTATAAGGGAATCATATTCTTCAATTATTCCCCAGTATATTAAAATTTCATCATTTGCCCATGCTATAATAGAAGAAAGAGAGTAGGGGCATAAATTATATTTTTGATTTTCAAAGTATTTTTTTAAATATTGATAATCTTTTGGCTCAAGTTTATTAAATTTCATACGTTCAATTTTAGCATCGGAACAAAACCTTTCATAATTTGAAACCCATTATTTTTGTAAATATGCTGGCTTTCTTTAACGGATATAAGTCCAATCCATCTTATGCCGTTATCATTAAGGCGCGTCGTAATTGTTTTCACAATATTTGTTCCGATAGCTTGTCCTCTATATTCCTTTTTTACAGCTACATCTTGAATATAAGCATCACTTACTCCGTCGCTTATAACTCGTCCCATGCCAATAATTTTTTTGTCTTTTATAGCAATAAGGAAACAGTAGCTACCTTTAATTAATTTGAAAAGGAACTCAAGATCGGAAGAATTTCCTTTCCACCACCCTTGTTCTTTGTATATTTCTAATATTTGGCTTAGCTGATTGTAATCGAATTCGGATTTTTCTAAAAAATAAAAATCAACCATAATATTAATTATTCAGCTTTATCAATAAACAAAGCCGTAACTCGATTTCTACCTTTGTCTTTCGAAATATACATAGCCTTGTCAGCTCTTTTTACAAAACCAGAAAGTTCTTCATTAGGGCAGTATTCTGTAACCCCTATGCTTACACTAATAGTGACAAGCTTACCCTGCTCTGGAACCATTTTTTCACTTGAAATGGAAGATCTTATACGTTCAGCAACTATAATAGCTTCATTTCGATTAGTTCCGGAAAGTAAAATTGTAAATTCTTCGCCACCATATCTGTAAGCTGTATCCCATTTTCTCAGGCAGACTTTTATTTTTTTACCGATATAGGAAAGAACTTTATCTCCTTCAACATGGCCATATACATCGTTATAATTTTTAAAAAAATCGATATCTAAAAGCAAAAGGGATAAAGGTTGCAAAAATTTTGTATGCTTTTCAATTTCAATCTTTAATTGCTCATAAAAATATCTTGAATTATAAAGCTTTGTAAGTTCATCCGTAATGGAAAGATGCTTTAGTTCTTCAATTATTTTTTCCCTGTCTTTAGCAAGATTTCTTTCCTTCAAAACTCTTCTTATTCTGAGGATTAATTCTTCAAATCTGACAGGCTTAAAAACAAAATCGCTGGCGCCTTTAGAAATAGCATCTTCGTAGGTATAATCTCCTGAAAAGCCTGTCATAATGATAACATCACAATCAAATTTTTTTTTGATTATGTCTGTTAATTCAAGCCCGTCCATTCCTGGCATTCTTATATCAGCTATAACTATATCAAAATGTTTTTGATTTAGCACTTCAAGAGCTTTTTCAGCATCATCAGCTGATGATGCGTTATAGCCAACCATATTCAAATAGTCACTTAAAGAATTTCTTATAGCTTCTTCATCATCAACTACTAATATATGACAACAGGATTCTAAGTTGTCTATTGTATCCATAAATATACAAACCTTGACATTATTAAATATAATTTGATAAACATCTGCCTCAATTTTAAATTGCTTAAATTCCAAAAATGTATTTTAATATAACCGCTAAACTATTATGTGTCAACCATTGAAAAAATGAAAATTTAGAGAATAACTTATGAATCCCATAAAAAATATAAGAAATTTTTGTATTATAGCCCACATTGATCATGGTAAATCAACTCTCGCAGATAGACTTATTCAATCAACAGGAATTATTTCTGATAGGGAATTCCATGACCAAATACTTGACAGTATGGAAATTGAAAGGGAAAGAGGCATAACAATTAAAAGTCAGACTGTATGTCTTCCCTATAAAGCAGATAACGGTCAAACTTATTATTTGAATTTGATAGATACTCCTGGTCATGTTGATTTTACTTATGAAGTTTCAAGAGCTTTAGCTGCTTGCGAAGGCGCTCTTCTTCTTATTGATGCAAGTCAAGGAGTCGAAGCTCAAACCATTGCAAATCTTTATCTTGCAATGGAACATGACCTTGAAATAATTCCTGTCGTCAATAAAATCGATTTACCATCGGCTGATATAGATAGAGTAAAAGAACAAATTAGAAAAGATGTAGGCTTAGATCCTGCTGAGGCTCTTCTTGTATCAGCAAAAGAAGGAATTGGTATTAAAGAAGTATTTGAAACTATCGTAAAAAAAATCCCTCCCCCAAAGGGAGACATCAATGCTCCTTTTAAAGCACTTATTTTTGATTCTCATTATGACGCATATAGAGGCACTGTAGTTTATTTTAGGGTATTTGAAGGAACAATAAAGCCAGGGGACAATATTTTATTTATGTCAAATAATGTTTCCAATAAAGTTGAAGAAGTTGGTATATTTCAACTAATTCGAGTCCCAAAAGATAATTTATCTGCCGGCCAAGTCGGTTACCTTGTTGCGGGCATAAAAACAGTAAGTGATACAAGAAGCGGAGATACAATCACTAATAAGCATTTCCCGTGTAATACTCCATTGAAAGGATTTCAAGAAGCTAAACCAGTTGTTTTTTCATCTATATATCCTGTAGCGTCAGATGATTATGAGGAACTTGCGGTTGCCCTTGAAAAATTAAAGCTAAATGACGCATCTCTTATTTATCAAAAAGATTCTTCAATTGCATTGGGTTTTGGTTTTAGATGTGGTTTTTTAGGCCTTCTTCATTTAGATGTCGTTCAAGAACGTCTTGAGCGGGAATATGACCTTTCGTTAATTTTAACCGCTCCTTCGGTGCAATATGAAATAACACTAATCACTGGAGATGTTGTTATAATAGATAATCCAGCGTTATATCCAGATCCAACTACAATTAAAAGTGCAAAGGAACCATATATTAAAGCAATTATATTAATGCCGGATAAATATATGGGAGCTGTTATGAAATTATGCCTTGACAGGAGGGGTATTAATTCAAATTATCAGTATCTTACAAGTGATAGAATCGAAATGACAATGGAATTGCCGTTAGCTGAAGTTGTGTACGATTTTTATGATAAACTTAAATCTATAACTCAAGGCTATGGCTCCTTTGATTATGAAATTATTGATTATCGCGACGCAGAGCTTGTAAAGGTTGATATTCTTATTAACGGAGATAAAGTCGATGCTCTTTCTCAGCTTGTTCATAAAGAAAGAGCAGTATCCCGCGCCAGAAATGCTTGTGAAAAGCTAAAAGATGAGATTCCAAAACAAATGTTTAAAATAGCAATACAAGGAGCTATAGGTGCTAAAGTAATTTCAAGGGAAACCATATCTCCGTTTAGAAAAGACGTTACTGCTAAATGTTATGGAGGAGATATTACACGAAAAAGAAAACTACTTGAAAAGCAAAAAAAAGGTAAAAAAAGAATGAAAATGGTCGGACAAGTTATGATTCCTCAATCTGCATTCCTTGCGGTTTTAAAACAAGAAGACTGATCCTCATAAAAAGAATAGATCCCTTTTTTACTACTTAAAGGGGATCTATCAAAAAATTTTATATCAAAAAAAATAACTTTCATAAAGCTTGCCTAATATTTTTTAAAATGATACTTTCTCTAAAATGTATTAGCCCGTAACCTTATTTTTAGAATATGGGGATAAAACATGAATACATACAAAGACAGATTATATGAAAGATATCCTCTTGATTCTTCCATTATTTTTTTGAATTATCAAAGCAATAAAGTTTATGATGCCAGCATGTTCAACTTCAGTCAAGGAGGTATGTATTTTGAGACTAAAAGCAAAATTATTGCAGGCACAAAGCTTTTTATTAAACAAAAAAATTATTTTGAAGAAGTTTTTCCGCCTTCTGAATGTCAGGCCGAAGTTAGATGGTGCAAAGAAATTACAAATCCAAAATTATGCGAATACGGCATCGGTGTAAAATATTCAGTCAGAAATTGTGATTTATGTGGAGATCAAGTAATCTATCAAGGAGTTTATCCTGCAAATAATTTTATCCATTTATGTTCTCAATG contains the following coding sequences:
- a CDS encoding MBL fold metallo-hydrolase; amino-acid sequence: MKIQQIKLNTMGIFTYIIGDEESKQCVLIDPAFEAYKILNEVKKNGFKVIYVANTHYHGDHIAGNEEILRLTGAKLLIHKNDAKRMNDIMNFLFIKLLGGKKSPPPDILLKDGDELEIGSVKLKVIHTPGHTKGSICLYTEGNIFTGDTLFEGCIGKPGLSIKTLIKSIKEKIYSLPGDTIIWPGHNYGNRPYSTVEHEKINNPFTM
- a CDS encoding DEAD/DEAH box helicase, with the protein product MRIILSNKLYLEEVPLNLKSDIIQKLTLINPKYEENEKLGYSNWNTPQYLKFYDEGIDKLTMPRGCIDIIAYLLRSNSAEFIDNRRVFSAENFKFNGNLKEFQQKAVKNMLAKDFGVLCAPTGAGKTVCALKIIADRKQPTIIIVHTKELLYQWIDRINTFLGIEKDKVGIIGDGSKKINSITIALIQSLYKCANDVKDNFGMLIVDECHKVPSRTFTEAVSGFDCKYMLGLSATPYRRDKLTKVIYFYLGNMHYNIEQSHLVETGDIVSFKVIAQATNFYSPIDATQYYSTVLSQLTEDIERNRQIAADIAKNKNNNGTILVLTDRKKHCDTLYTILKKEHNSESVVLTGSVPNKERKQIIEDVRAGKTKILIATGQLIGEGFDCKNLSTLFFATPIKFNGRLIQYLGRVLRSSDGKTQAMVYDYVDNKMGIFEAAFNSRKRVYYKLMGHK
- a CDS encoding PilZ domain-containing protein; this encodes MDFTEKRKHKRIPIEVAAEIELPDGKIYKGKTENLCFGGAFVSLTEEFNKQNIENCNLKLILKESNNQIDIKFKCDIVHIQKDETGIGIGIKFKSIDGDSYHYFKKLMVLNSSEPEDLLEELQQSPGIII
- a CDS encoding DUF2156 domain-containing protein — encoded protein: MKFNKLEPKDYQYLKKYFENQKYNLCPYSLSSIIAWANDEILIYWGIIEEYDSLIIYVDFASKRYKPHLIMPISPTKEYSPSELHQLLKNLGFEICWFAPQSYIEKYDKEELEKYFIVEEQTAYSDYVYLKDDLAELKGNKFSKKRNLIKQFEKAFVNEGFVSVEFIKPSNFNECSKFLEDWCKQRNCDKDANIDLACEKQAALNALKYIDSLDFKGLLLKINGKINAFGVMSKLTSEMGVLHFEKAFGDVKGLYQYFDRECSRQLFNGYKYINKESDMDEEGLAQAKQSYHPIMKLKSYELILSQ
- a CDS encoding GNAT family N-acetyltransferase, coding for MVDFYFLEKSEFDYNQLSQILEIYKEQGWWKGNSSDLEFLFKLIKGSYCFLIAIKDKKIIGMGRVISDGVSDAYIQDVAVKKEYRGQAIGTNIVKTITTRLNDNGIRWIGLISVKESQHIYKNNGFQIMKGFVPMLKLNV
- a CDS encoding diguanylate cyclase yields the protein MDTIDNLESCCHILVVDDEEAIRNSLSDYLNMVGYNASSADDAEKALEVLNQKHFDIVIADIRMPGMDGLELTDIIKKKFDCDVIIMTGFSGDYTYEDAISKGASDFVFKPVRFEELILRIRRVLKERNLAKDREKIIEELKHLSITDELTKLYNSRYFYEQLKIEIEKHTKFLQPLSLLLLDIDFFKNYNDVYGHVEGDKVLSYIGKKIKVCLRKWDTAYRYGGEEFTILLSGTNRNEAIIVAERIRSSISSEKMVPEQGKLVTISVSIGVTEYCPNEELSGFVKRADKAMYISKDKGRNRVTALFIDKAE
- the lepA gene encoding elongation factor 4 gives rise to the protein MNPIKNIRNFCIIAHIDHGKSTLADRLIQSTGIISDREFHDQILDSMEIERERGITIKSQTVCLPYKADNGQTYYLNLIDTPGHVDFTYEVSRALAACEGALLLIDASQGVEAQTIANLYLAMEHDLEIIPVVNKIDLPSADIDRVKEQIRKDVGLDPAEALLVSAKEGIGIKEVFETIVKKIPPPKGDINAPFKALIFDSHYDAYRGTVVYFRVFEGTIKPGDNILFMSNNVSNKVEEVGIFQLIRVPKDNLSAGQVGYLVAGIKTVSDTRSGDTITNKHFPCNTPLKGFQEAKPVVFSSIYPVASDDYEELAVALEKLKLNDASLIYQKDSSIALGFGFRCGFLGLLHLDVVQERLEREYDLSLILTAPSVQYEITLITGDVVIIDNPALYPDPTTIKSAKEPYIKAIILMPDKYMGAVMKLCLDRRGINSNYQYLTSDRIEMTMELPLAEVVYDFYDKLKSITQGYGSFDYEIIDYRDAELVKVDILINGDKVDALSQLVHKERAVSRARNACEKLKDEIPKQMFKIAIQGAIGAKVISRETISPFRKDVTAKCYGGDITRKRKLLEKQKKGKKRMKMVGQVMIPQSAFLAVLKQED
- a CDS encoding PilZ domain-containing protein, which codes for MNTYKDRLYERYPLDSSIIFLNYQSNKVYDASMFNFSQGGMYFETKSKIIAGTKLFIKQKNYFEEVFPPSECQAEVRWCKEITNPKLCEYGIGVKYSVRNCDLCGDQVIYQGVYPANNFIHLCSQCISDRTELLFSLSDRKLREKLGFYLNIGTEFGWLFIKGIVRVSLRSFLK